A stretch of Ipomoea triloba cultivar NCNSP0323 chromosome 13, ASM357664v1 DNA encodes these proteins:
- the LOC116001705 gene encoding AT-hook motif nuclear-localized protein 13-like, producing MDSQDSHHPQPQFHHQQPPQPGPTMMVAPPQQANSYGMPNSAMIQQQQQQQQQNHRFPFSPMVGTGSSQAPPPPPTAVDYSDGSSPRAAASGFGIELPAKKKRGRPRKYSPDGGIALGLSPTPVSPISSMGPAHADPAGGTGTSNAAMTHSSSENQPKKARGRPPGSGKRQLDALGSTGIGFTPHVITVQAGEDIAKKIMTFSQQGPRTVCILSASGAICNATLCQPSSSLGGTVTLEGRFEIISLSGSFSPSESNGNGSRTCSLSVSLAGADGKVVGGGVAGMLKAAGPVQVIVGSFIADGKKPKYKPPSSSTPSSNMLNFGAPVTGASPPSEDGSSESSDENGGSPLNHGPPPYGNAGQPIQTMPMYGNMGWPNSTV from the exons atggaTTCTCAAGATTCTCACCACCCTCAGCCTCAATTCCACCACCAACAACCACCGCAACCCGGGCCCACCATGATGGTGGCGCCGCCTCAGCAGGCCAACTCTTACGGTATGCCCAACAGTGCCATGATacaacaacagcagcagcagcagcagcaaaaCCATCGTTTCCCTTTCAGTCCCATGGTGGGTACGGGCTCGAGTcaggcgccgccgccgccgcccacCGCCGTGGATTACTCCGACGGATCGTCCCCCAGGGCGGCGGCTTCTGGGTTCGGCATTGAGCTCCCCGCCAAGAAGAAGAGAGGCCGCCCCAGAAAGTACTCTCCCGACGGTGGCATTGCTCTTGGCCTCTCTCCTACGCCCGTCTCTCCGATTTCCTCAATGGGGCCCGCCCACGCCGACCCCGCTGGTGGGACCGGGACCAGCAACGCGGCCATGACTCACTCCTCCTCCGAGAATCAACCCAAGAAGGCCCGAGGGAGGCCTCCCGGCTCTGGAAAGAGACAATTGGATGCTCTGG GGTCGACTGGAATTGGCTTCACACCCCATGTAATCACCGTGCAAGCTGGAgag GATATAGCTAAAAAGATAATGACTTTCTCACAGCAAGGACCAAGAACAGTTTGCATTCTCTCTGCGAGTGGTGCTATATGCAATGCTACCCTTTGCCAACCATCATCATCTCTTGGAGGCACTGTGACCTTAGAG GGACGATTTGAAATAATCTCTTTATCAGGTTCGTTCTCACCATCAGAAAGTAATGGCAACGGTAGCAGAACATGTAGCTTGAGTGTTTCGCTGGCTGGGGCAGATGGTAAAGTTGTGGGTGGTGGAGTTGCGGGAATGCTTAAAGCCGCTGGACCAGTGCAG GTAATTGTAGGTAGCTTCATTGCCGATGGTAAAAAGCCAAAGTATAAGCCGCCATCTTCTTCAACCCCGTCGTCAAACATGTTGAATTTTGGTGCCCCAGTCACGGGGGCTAGTCCCCCTTCTGAGGATGGCTCAAGCGAGTCTTCTGATGAAAACGGTGGCAGTCCACTCAATCATGGACCACCGCCATATGGTAATGCCGGCCAACCAATCCAAACTATGCCAATGTACGGAAATATGGGCTGGCCTAACTCTACTGTCTAG